A stretch of the Bacillus anthracis str. Vollum genome encodes the following:
- a CDS encoding aspartate aminotransferase family protein: MKTKQTDELLAKDEQYVWHGMRPFSPNSTMVGAKAEGCWVEDIQGKRYLDGMSGLWCVNSGYGRKELAEAAYKQLQTLSYFPMSQSHEPAIKLAEKLNEWLGGEYVIFFSNSGSEANETAFKIARQYYAQKGEPHRYKFMSRYRGYHGNTMATMAATGQAQRRYQYEPFASGFLHVTPPDCYRMPGIERENIYDVECVKEVDRVMTWELSETIAAFIMEPIITGGGILMPPQDYMKAVHETCQKHGALLISDEVICGFGRTGKAFGFMNYDVKPDIITMAKGITSAYLPLSATAVKREIYEAFKGKGEYEFFRHINTFGGNPAACALALKNLEIMENENLIERSAQMGSLLLEQLKEEIGEHPLVGDIRGKGLLVGIELVNDKETKEPIDNDKIASVVNACKEKGLIIGRNGMTTAGYNNILTLAPPLVISSEEIAFVIGTLKTAMERI, translated from the coding sequence ATGAAAACGAAACAGACTGATGAATTATTAGCAAAAGATGAGCAATATGTTTGGCACGGAATGCGTCCCTTTAGTCCAAATAGTACAATGGTAGGGGCAAAAGCAGAAGGGTGCTGGGTTGAAGATATACAAGGGAAAAGATATTTAGATGGCATGAGTGGTCTTTGGTGTGTGAATAGTGGATATGGAAGAAAAGAGCTCGCAGAGGCGGCATATAAGCAATTACAAACATTATCATACTTTCCGATGTCACAATCGCATGAACCCGCTATAAAGCTTGCAGAAAAATTAAATGAGTGGCTTGGAGGGGAGTATGTTATTTTCTTCTCTAATAGTGGTTCGGAAGCGAACGAAACAGCTTTTAAAATAGCAAGACAATACTATGCTCAAAAAGGTGAACCACATCGTTATAAATTTATGTCACGTTACCGCGGGTATCATGGGAATACAATGGCAACGATGGCAGCGACGGGACAAGCACAGCGTAGATATCAATATGAGCCATTTGCTTCAGGATTTTTACATGTGACGCCGCCAGATTGTTATCGTATGCCTGGAATAGAAAGAGAGAACATTTATGATGTCGAATGTGTAAAAGAAGTAGATCGGGTCATGACATGGGAATTAAGTGAAACGATTGCAGCTTTTATTATGGAACCAATTATTACGGGCGGAGGCATTTTAATGCCGCCACAAGACTATATGAAAGCTGTTCATGAAACGTGTCAAAAACATGGTGCCTTGCTCATTAGCGATGAAGTAATTTGCGGTTTTGGACGTACAGGAAAGGCATTTGGATTTATGAATTATGATGTGAAACCAGATATTATTACAATGGCAAAAGGTATTACGAGTGCGTATTTACCATTATCAGCAACAGCTGTGAAAAGAGAAATATATGAAGCATTTAAAGGAAAAGGAGAATATGAATTCTTCCGTCATATTAATACATTTGGTGGAAATCCTGCGGCTTGTGCATTAGCACTTAAAAACTTAGAAATTATGGAAAATGAAAATTTAATTGAGCGATCTGCACAAATGGGTTCGCTTTTATTAGAGCAATTAAAAGAAGAAATTGGAGAACATCCACTTGTAGGGGATATTAGAGGAAAAGGTCTACTAGTTGGAATCGAACTAGTAAATGATAAAGAGACGAAAGAGCCAATTGATAACGACAAAATTGCAAGTGTCGTAAATGCTTGTAAAGAAAAAGGTTTAATTATAGGGCGGAACGGTATGACAACAGCAGGATATAATAACATCTTGACTTTAGCACCACCGCTTGTTATTTCAAGTGAAGAAATTGCCTTTGTTATTGGAACGTTGAAGACAGCGATGGAACGTATTTAA
- a CDS encoding DUF3986 family protein — MKKYDSSQHYHIGYYEDGYDLEVTAYKRINEPVWDAYIPHYVVNDFYKKVEEMKLGEYIDNYGIMVYSFSNDIDDDEARIIFEKWLKKNRIV; from the coding sequence ATGAAGAAATATGATTCTAGTCAACATTATCACATCGGATATTATGAAGATGGATATGATTTAGAAGTGACGGCGTACAAAAGAATAAATGAACCAGTTTGGGATGCTTATATTCCGCACTATGTGGTAAACGATTTTTATAAGAAAGTGGAGGAAATGAAATTAGGTGAATATATAGATAATTATGGCATTATGGTGTATTCATTTAGTAACGATATTGATGATGATGAAGCACGAATTATTTTTGAAAAATGGTTAAAAAAGAACAGGATTGTTTAA
- a CDS encoding cation:proton antiporter: MEFEFFFQIALILLSTKLAGDLSVRLGQPSVLGKLIVGIVIGPAVLGWIENSELLTQLSNVGVILLMFMAGLETDLEELNANRNSSLAVALGGIILPFVGGYVSGLVMGMEQGNAVFLGLLLCATSVSISVQTLRDLGKMKTRESTTMLGAAVFDDILVVILLAFAMSFLGTDDVNLTMVILKKVVFFASIILIGWKGVPAIMRWLSPLRVSESIVSAALIICFSFAYFGELLGIAGIIGAFAAGIAISQTNYKHEVEKKVEPIAYAMFVPVFFVSIGMNITFDGIGDQIGFILALTVIAVLTKLIGCGVGARMTGFDAKSSAIIGSGMVSRGEVALIIAGTGLSSGLLAQDYFTAIVIVVILTTMITPPMLKYTFGAKDKAMKASK, encoded by the coding sequence ATGGAATTCGAATTTTTCTTTCAAATTGCACTTATTTTATTAAGTACAAAGCTTGCTGGTGATCTTAGTGTTAGATTAGGCCAGCCTTCTGTACTCGGTAAATTAATTGTCGGTATCGTTATCGGTCCAGCTGTATTAGGTTGGATTGAAAATTCAGAACTTCTAACACAATTAAGTAATGTTGGGGTTATTCTTTTAATGTTTATGGCCGGTCTTGAAACAGACTTAGAGGAATTAAACGCAAATCGTAATTCTTCTTTAGCTGTTGCACTTGGAGGTATCATTCTTCCATTCGTAGGTGGTTACGTTTCTGGTCTTGTTATGGGAATGGAACAAGGAAATGCTGTATTTTTAGGATTACTTCTATGTGCGACAAGTGTTAGTATTTCCGTACAAACACTTCGCGATTTAGGAAAGATGAAAACACGTGAAAGTACAACTATGCTGGGCGCAGCTGTATTTGATGACATTCTTGTCGTTATTTTATTAGCATTTGCAATGAGCTTCTTAGGTACAGACGATGTTAACTTAACAATGGTTATCTTGAAGAAAGTTGTATTCTTCGCTTCTATTATTTTAATCGGATGGAAAGGTGTTCCTGCGATTATGCGCTGGTTATCACCACTACGCGTATCTGAGTCTATCGTGAGCGCGGCTCTTATCATCTGTTTCTCATTCGCATATTTCGGCGAACTATTAGGAATTGCTGGTATTATCGGTGCTTTCGCAGCTGGTATCGCGATTTCTCAAACGAACTACAAACATGAAGTAGAAAAGAAAGTAGAACCAATCGCTTACGCTATGTTCGTTCCAGTGTTCTTCGTAAGTATCGGTATGAATATTACATTTGATGGTATCGGCGATCAAATTGGGTTCATCTTGGCATTAACTGTTATCGCTGTCTTAACGAAACTAATTGGTTGTGGTGTTGGTGCACGAATGACTGGATTTGATGCTAAGTCTTCTGCTATTATCGGTTCTGGTATGGTTTCTCGTGGTGAAGTTGCACTTATCATTGCAGGAACAGGACTTTCTTCAGGACTACTAGCACAAGATTACTTTACAGCAATTGTTATTGTCGTTATTTTAACTACAATGATTACACCACCAATGTTAAAATACACTTTTGGTGCAAAAGATAAAGCAATGAAAGCAAGTAAATAA
- a CDS encoding ribonuclease J — MKSLKNNLSIVALGGVNEIGKNMYAIQYENDIVVIDCGSKFPDESLLGIDLIIPDVTYLQENKEKIRGLVVTHGHEDHIGGIPYFLKQLNVPIYATRLTLGLIEIKLKEHNLQNDTELIVIHSESEIDFGSIKTTFFKTNHSIPDCLGIAFHTPEGTVVHTGDFKFDLTPVNNQQPDIHKMAKIGSEGVLALLSESTNAERPGFTPSERSVGERIEEIFMKANRKVIISTFASNVNRVQQIVEACIKTNRKLALLGRSMVNVVEVALEKGYLNIPDGMLIEASEVNRLDPKQVAILCTGSQGEPMAALARLASGNYRQVDVLPEDTVIIAATPIPGNERNVSRIIDNLFALGAKVIYGSGSSTGVHVSGHAYQEELKLMLALMKPKYFIPIHGEFRMLHHHSLLAESIGVEKENIFIVRNGDVVDISNEVAIQSRKIQAGNIYVDGLGIGDVGNALLRDRKQLSEDGMLVIVITFNKADGDIISGPDIISRGFVYVRDSEEFLKELNKLAVITINNLKKEKVNSWGILKREVREALGKYIYTNTKRKPMILPIIIEV, encoded by the coding sequence TTGAAGTCATTAAAAAACAACTTGTCTATCGTTGCTTTAGGCGGAGTAAATGAAATAGGGAAAAATATGTATGCTATTCAATATGAAAATGATATTGTCGTTATTGATTGCGGATCTAAATTTCCAGATGAAAGTTTATTAGGAATTGATTTAATCATTCCAGACGTCACATACTTACAAGAAAATAAAGAAAAAATTCGCGGATTAGTAGTAACGCATGGACATGAAGATCATATTGGCGGAATACCATATTTTTTAAAACAACTAAACGTACCAATCTATGCGACGAGGTTAACGTTAGGTTTAATTGAAATTAAATTAAAGGAACATAACCTTCAAAATGATACAGAATTAATCGTTATTCATTCAGAATCAGAAATTGATTTTGGTTCTATTAAGACGACTTTTTTTAAAACGAATCATAGCATTCCAGATTGCCTCGGTATTGCTTTCCATACACCAGAAGGTACTGTAGTACATACAGGTGATTTTAAATTTGATTTAACACCAGTAAATAACCAACAGCCTGATATTCATAAAATGGCTAAAATAGGTAGTGAAGGCGTGCTAGCTTTACTATCTGAAAGCACAAATGCAGAACGACCAGGATTTACTCCATCAGAAAGGTCGGTAGGGGAGCGGATAGAAGAAATATTTATGAAAGCAAATAGGAAAGTGATTATTTCTACTTTTGCTTCTAATGTGAATCGTGTTCAGCAAATAGTTGAAGCTTGTATAAAAACAAATCGAAAACTGGCTTTGCTCGGGAGAAGTATGGTAAATGTAGTAGAAGTTGCTCTAGAGAAAGGGTATCTAAATATTCCAGATGGTATGTTAATTGAAGCAAGTGAGGTAAATCGTTTAGATCCAAAGCAGGTAGCAATCCTTTGTACAGGAAGCCAAGGAGAACCAATGGCAGCTTTAGCGCGGTTAGCTAGTGGAAACTATAGGCAAGTGGATGTTTTACCAGAAGATACGGTTATTATAGCGGCAACGCCTATTCCGGGAAATGAACGTAACGTTTCACGAATTATAGATAATTTATTCGCATTAGGAGCAAAAGTAATTTATGGATCAGGTAGTTCTACTGGAGTCCATGTATCTGGTCATGCGTATCAAGAAGAATTGAAATTAATGCTTGCGTTAATGAAGCCAAAATATTTTATCCCTATTCATGGAGAATTTAGAATGCTACATCATCACAGTTTGTTAGCAGAATCAATAGGTGTTGAAAAAGAGAATATCTTTATCGTTCGTAATGGAGATGTTGTAGATATAAGTAATGAAGTGGCAATTCAATCTAGAAAAATACAGGCAGGAAATATATATGTAGATGGATTAGGAATTGGTGATGTTGGAAATGCCTTATTACGTGATCGAAAACAACTTTCAGAAGATGGAATGCTTGTTATAGTGATTACTTTTAATAAAGCGGATGGAGATATAATTTCAGGTCCGGATATTATATCTCGTGGATTTGTCTATGTTCGTGATTCAGAAGAATTTTTGAAGGAATTAAATAAATTAGCTGTTATTACGATTAATAATTTAAAGAAAGAGAAAGTGAATAGCTGGGGTATTTTGAAAAGAGAAGTAAGAGAAGCTTTAGGGAAGTATATATATACGAATACGAAAAGAAAGCCGATGATTCTTCCTATAATAATAGAGGTGTAA
- a CDS encoding MerR family transcriptional regulator: MLLNKRFTIGEMAKMHNIAESTLRYYDEKGIFHPSIVDPQTNYRYYTIDQFSLLDTIKFLRQLNIPLKEIKKYIDERNPAYALNLLEKQQEMMLKKQREIEYALAKMEHRIHLIKEATKAKAEQMVMKEIPRRKITAIAVAPNTTDDMFEYYIHSLQKNMRQMDDSLFSGDIGVTVAKKGFMQNEFQAYSSVFILLDYMPFQVHRSDEIKEGMFACVYHHGPYEETDETYKKLMKYIDQEGYKIDGDAIEIALIDWSVTENPDEQVTEIQIPVVKK; this comes from the coding sequence ATGTTATTAAATAAACGTTTTACAATTGGAGAAATGGCAAAAATGCATAATATAGCGGAATCTACTTTACGTTATTATGATGAAAAAGGAATATTTCATCCGTCCATTGTGGACCCACAAACAAATTATCGCTATTACACAATCGATCAATTTTCACTATTAGATACGATTAAGTTTTTACGCCAATTAAATATTCCATTAAAGGAAATTAAGAAATATATTGATGAAAGAAATCCGGCATACGCACTGAATTTACTGGAAAAACAACAAGAAATGATGTTGAAAAAACAAAGAGAAATTGAGTATGCTTTGGCGAAAATGGAGCATAGAATTCATTTGATTAAGGAAGCAACAAAAGCAAAAGCTGAACAAATGGTAATGAAAGAGATCCCGCGAAGAAAAATTACAGCAATTGCGGTTGCTCCAAATACAACGGACGATATGTTTGAGTACTACATTCATTCGTTGCAAAAAAATATGAGGCAAATGGATGATAGCTTATTTTCTGGAGATATCGGTGTAACTGTTGCGAAAAAAGGATTCATGCAAAATGAGTTTCAAGCATATAGCAGTGTGTTTATTCTTTTGGATTACATGCCTTTTCAAGTACATCGTTCAGATGAAATTAAAGAAGGTATGTTTGCCTGTGTATATCATCATGGGCCATATGAAGAAACTGATGAAACATATAAGAAGTTAATGAAATACATTGATCAAGAAGGATATAAAATAGACGGAGATGCAATTGAGATTGCATTAATTGATTGGTCTGTAACAGAAAATCCAGATGAGCAAGTAACCGAAATTCAAATTCCTGTAGTGAAAAAATAA
- a CDS encoding MATE family efflux transporter: MEVTEKLREKPIKSLFITYLIPAVLGMVLMSVNIVIDAVMISRGVGANGLAGVNVAIPAFSIFFSISLWIGMGGATLYSIALGENKIERARSIFTQSMTVAVIIVGILAAICLWRIEDLAYLFGANEVILPYALDYLHVLLTFGMIYVLENILSTFIRNDGNPNLAMAGLVVTAILNIVFDYIFIFIFGWGVTGAASATILSAAIGFLVLLTHFFRKSSILKWTKFHFEWDTIKQIMIIGFPSFITESTVAIVTIGFNIAFVQYAGEVGVASYAMVNSIHAMTLLLFFGVGAALQPIASFHYGANLSERLREGLQFAVKIAVILGGVAIIVGLFFGKYIIGLFDVQSPQLLELTLTGISLFFIQYVFLGYNIVYGEYFQSVRQTKKSILIIMSRGLLFIIPLLWIMPKLFGINGIWLVMPVAEVITAIILFTMNRMKHPVPLNMAGEKEVI; the protein is encoded by the coding sequence ATGGAAGTAACAGAAAAATTAAGAGAAAAACCAATTAAAAGTTTATTTATCACTTATTTAATACCAGCCGTTCTCGGAATGGTATTAATGTCAGTTAATATTGTGATTGACGCGGTTATGATTAGTAGGGGAGTTGGAGCGAACGGATTAGCAGGAGTAAACGTGGCTATTCCAGCGTTTTCAATTTTCTTCTCTATTTCATTATGGATTGGAATGGGCGGGGCAACGTTATATTCCATTGCGCTAGGTGAAAATAAAATAGAAAGAGCAAGGTCTATTTTTACTCAATCCATGACAGTGGCAGTCATTATCGTAGGTATTTTAGCAGCGATTTGCTTATGGAGAATAGAAGATTTAGCGTATTTATTCGGTGCAAATGAAGTGATTTTACCGTATGCGTTAGATTATTTACACGTGTTATTAACATTTGGAATGATATACGTTTTAGAAAATATTTTAAGTACATTTATACGAAATGATGGAAATCCTAATTTAGCAATGGCAGGTCTTGTTGTAACAGCTATATTAAACATAGTGTTTGACTATATTTTTATTTTTATTTTTGGATGGGGCGTAACAGGAGCTGCGTCAGCAACTATTCTTTCGGCAGCAATTGGTTTCCTTGTATTATTAACGCATTTCTTTAGAAAAAGTAGTATTTTAAAGTGGACGAAATTCCATTTTGAATGGGATACGATTAAACAAATTATGATAATCGGTTTTCCGAGCTTTATAACAGAAAGTACAGTGGCAATCGTAACGATTGGTTTTAATATAGCATTCGTTCAATATGCAGGAGAAGTAGGAGTAGCTTCCTATGCGATGGTAAACAGCATTCATGCTATGACATTACTATTATTCTTCGGTGTAGGTGCTGCATTGCAACCAATTGCTAGTTTCCATTACGGTGCAAATTTATCAGAAAGATTACGTGAAGGATTACAGTTTGCTGTGAAAATTGCAGTTATACTTGGCGGCGTTGCGATAATTGTCGGATTATTCTTCGGGAAATATATTATTGGCCTATTTGATGTCCAATCTCCACAATTATTGGAGTTAACATTAACAGGTATTAGTTTGTTCTTTATCCAATACGTATTTTTAGGCTATAACATTGTGTATGGAGAGTACTTCCAATCAGTACGACAAACGAAGAAATCAATACTGATTATAATGAGCCGAGGGCTACTATTTATTATTCCATTATTATGGATTATGCCAAAGTTATTTGGGATAAACGGAATTTGGCTCGTTATGCCAGTAGCTGAAGTAATAACAGCGATTATCTTATTTACGATGAATCGTATGAAACATCCTGTTCCATTAAACATGGCAGGAGAGAAGGAAGTAATATAA
- a CDS encoding DUF421 domain-containing protein, translating to MLLFLCNVSFFFILFLLSLKMLGKSALAQLTPHDFGAIIFLSYLAFQAIPVSGALQAFLGMVVITCLHLILTKLSLFNKLNRFILGHPIILIKHGDIIFENLQKSRYPIAELLSNLRVAGYPSVHEIEYAILEANGAISILPKRELVPLTPKDLNIGVKYAGLPIALIVDSQIQYDNLKLIHKDEKWLYKELKEKGITNITNVAFASVQEIDGSFAISLKK from the coding sequence TTGCTTCTCTTTTTATGTAACGTATCGTTCTTTTTTATCTTATTTTTACTATCACTTAAGATGCTTGGTAAATCAGCTTTAGCACAACTAACTCCTCATGATTTTGGTGCTATTATCTTTTTATCTTATTTAGCTTTTCAGGCCATACCAGTCTCTGGTGCTTTGCAAGCTTTTCTCGGTATGGTCGTTATTACATGTTTGCATTTAATCCTTACAAAATTAAGCCTATTCAACAAACTAAATCGTTTTATTCTCGGGCACCCCATTATTTTAATTAAACATGGTGACATTATTTTTGAGAACTTACAAAAAAGTAGATATCCCATTGCTGAATTACTTTCTAACCTTCGCGTCGCAGGATATCCAAGTGTTCATGAAATTGAATACGCTATTTTAGAAGCAAATGGAGCCATTAGTATTTTACCAAAGCGTGAACTTGTCCCATTAACTCCGAAAGATTTGAACATAGGTGTTAAGTATGCTGGATTACCAATTGCCCTTATTGTTGATTCACAAATTCAATACGATAACTTAAAGTTAATTCATAAGGACGAAAAGTGGTTATATAAAGAATTAAAAGAAAAAGGAATTACAAACATTACAAATGTTGCCTTTGCTTCTGTTCAAGAAATTGATGGATCTTTTGCTATTAGTTTAAAAAAATAA
- a CDS encoding YdcF family protein produces MIGIIMVCVVYMGFLQYNIYKHGQMNATYDADYIIVLGSKVNGTKPSYSLQYRIDKAAEYLKSHEKAIAIVSGGKGKGEDISEALAMKNELMKLNIAEDRIIMEDKSTSTDENIKFSKPLIPDNMKKGMIVTNDFHMFRAKKIAAKQGLQLEGLPAATPKRIVIPSNIREYLAITQYWFMDRI; encoded by the coding sequence ATGATAGGAATTATAATGGTTTGCGTCGTTTATATGGGGTTTTTACAATATAACATTTATAAGCATGGACAAATGAATGCGACCTATGATGCTGATTATATCATTGTATTAGGCTCGAAAGTAAACGGAACGAAACCATCGTACTCATTGCAATATCGTATTGATAAAGCAGCTGAGTATTTGAAATCACATGAGAAAGCAATTGCTATTGTGTCTGGAGGGAAAGGAAAAGGAGAAGATATTTCAGAAGCATTAGCAATGAAAAATGAATTAATGAAACTAAATATTGCAGAAGACCGCATTATTATGGAAGATAAGTCAACGAGTACAGATGAAAATATTAAATTCTCAAAACCTTTAATTCCGGACAATATGAAAAAAGGAATGATCGTAACAAACGATTTCCACATGTTTAGAGCGAAAAAAATAGCAGCAAAACAAGGTTTACAATTAGAAGGTCTTCCGGCCGCAACACCGAAGCGAATTGTCATTCCATCGAATATACGAGAGTATTTAGCCATTACGCAATATTGGTTTATGGATCGAATATAG
- a CDS encoding DUF4870 domain-containing protein produces the protein MKGNNILSSLCYFSIFFAPFLLPIIVYFVAEDEVKYHAKKAFWSHIFPYAILFGGLAISGIYGLGFNQSDGAGIGMMITYAVFILVGIYYFIWNIVKGVKVLKAA, from the coding sequence ATGAAAGGAAATAATATATTATCTTCACTATGTTACTTTAGTATCTTTTTTGCGCCATTTTTATTACCAATTATCGTGTACTTTGTTGCGGAAGATGAAGTGAAATACCACGCGAAAAAAGCATTTTGGTCACATATTTTCCCGTACGCAATCTTATTCGGAGGATTGGCAATATCAGGAATATACGGTTTAGGATTCAATCAATCTGACGGTGCTGGAATTGGAATGATGATCACATATGCAGTGTTCATTCTTGTAGGAATTTATTACTTCATTTGGAATATCGTAAAAGGTGTTAAAGTTTTGAAAGCGGCGTAA
- the nfsA gene encoding oxygen-insensitive NADPH nitroreductase produces MNEMIHKMEQHVSVRKYKEESIPKDVVERMVQAGQHAASSHFVQAYSVIYVTDQDLKAKLAELSGNRHVKDCAAFFVCCADLKRLEMACEKHGTEIKHEGVEDFIVATVDASLFAQNLALAAESLGYGICYIGGIRNNPREVSELLHLPDKVYPVFGMTVGVPNEDHGVKPRLPVAAILHENEYDEKKYDELLNEYDETMSAYYKGRSSNKKSVTWTESMSSFMSKEKRMHMKEFLNERGLNKK; encoded by the coding sequence ATGAATGAAATGATACATAAAATGGAGCAACACGTTTCAGTTCGTAAATATAAAGAAGAGTCCATTCCGAAAGATGTAGTAGAAAGAATGGTGCAAGCTGGGCAGCATGCTGCGTCCTCTCATTTTGTACAGGCCTATTCTGTTATATATGTAACCGATCAAGACTTAAAGGCTAAACTAGCAGAGTTGTCTGGAAATCGACATGTGAAAGATTGCGCAGCATTCTTTGTTTGTTGTGCAGATTTAAAACGACTTGAAATGGCATGTGAAAAACATGGTACAGAGATAAAGCATGAAGGAGTAGAAGACTTTATCGTAGCAACGGTAGATGCTTCACTTTTTGCGCAAAACTTAGCGTTAGCAGCAGAATCGTTAGGATACGGTATTTGTTATATTGGTGGTATTCGTAATAATCCGAGAGAAGTGAGCGAATTGCTTCATTTACCGGATAAAGTATATCCTGTATTCGGAATGACAGTCGGTGTACCAAATGAAGATCATGGAGTAAAACCACGCTTACCAGTAGCAGCAATCCTTCATGAAAATGAATATGATGAAAAGAAATATGATGAATTACTAAACGAATACGATGAAACGATGAGCGCGTATTATAAAGGAAGATCATCAAACAAGAAAAGCGTAACATGGACGGAATCAATGAGTTCATTTATGTCTAAAGAAAAAAGAATGCACATGAAAGAGTTTTTAAATGAGAGAGGATTAAATAAGAAATGA